In the Vanessa cardui chromosome 10, ilVanCard2.1, whole genome shotgun sequence genome, one interval contains:
- the LOC124533062 gene encoding uncharacterized protein LOC124533062, which translates to MQDEACEVKGALAVVLRLSRALGLAPLRFAHDRGGYIVTVSRRVAIYGYILSVCTHICGAVWMYQSIVKFHMVYSSFPVGNFITVTAIMFVTGVGSYGSVYRIKNIAKHLNLLYKINYDLNGQSDIKRNKSLFALNFVNAILLILMIGLPAISKYIAFGKNGLLSFDIMIYLEFSRIYLLFMENMLINFDVYCILKTVSLKLREWVDKSNSWAACRLSLTRFRDLTRAYVSVCEAVKGLNETRGGIIFILFSANSLFTTMSFFNLIDDSYYTCMYYTWDSFYYS; encoded by the exons ATGCAGGACGAAGCGTGTGAAGTTAAGGGTGCGTTGGCAGTCGTGTTACGCCTGTCGCGAGCCCTGGGGCTTGCTCCGCTACGCTTCGCTCACGACCGTGGAGGCTACATAGTCACTGTATCCCGACGAGTCGCTATATACGGTTACATCCTATCGGTCTGCACTC ATATTTGTGGAGCAGTATGGATGTACCAAAGTATTGTTAAGTTTCACATGGTGTATTCATCGTTTCCTGTTGGAAACTTTATCACTGTGACAGCAATAATGTTCGTAACCGGAGTGGGATCTTATGGGAGCGTCTACCGCATCAAAAATATAGCAAAGCATTTAAATTTActctataaa ataaattacgatttaaatggCCAATCGGATATTAAACGAAACAAAAGTCTATTtgctttaaattttgttaatgcaatacttttaattttaatgatcggGTTACCtgcaatttctaaatatatcgcCTTCGGAAAAAATGGAC TGCTAAGTTTCGACATTATGATTTATTTGGAGTTCAGCAGAATATATCTACTCTTTATGGAGAATATGCTTATAAATTTTGATGTGTATTGCATACTGAAGACGGTGAGTCTGAAGCTAAGGGAATGGGTAGACAAGTCAAATTCTT ggGCGGCGTGCCGTTTGTCACTGACACGTTTCCGGGACCTAACAAGGGCTTATGTGTCTGTTTGCGAAGCAGTGAAGGGACTGAACGAGACCCGAGGGggaatcatatttattttattttcagcgaACTCTCTGTTTACGACGATGTCTTTCTTCAATTTAATTGACGACTCATATTATACTTGTATGTATTACACCTGGGACTCATTTTATTACTCTTAA